One Euphorbia lathyris chromosome 1, ddEupLath1.1, whole genome shotgun sequence DNA segment encodes these proteins:
- the LOC136218679 gene encoding peroxidase 7: protein MEMEKEKKEERELEREQCKWKCKRGKKGRWRERERNGDGKEEERYICSAAEYSPNNLEENNVNILLTIPNLLNKLGSTSSDELLSFGYYHETCPQAEAIISRKVKQWVHKDSTVAASLLRLHFHDCAVRGCDGSILLNHEGSERRADVSKSLKGFDLIDEIKSELEKTCPKTVSCADILTAASRDATVRLGGPYWMVPYGRKDGKISIDKEAQVLVPMGHENITTLLQFYQSLGLNVLDLVVLSGAHTIGRAACGSIQDRLYNFEGTGKADPSLDTKYLNFLTRKCRWASEYVDLDGTTPNKFDSEYYKNLQKNMGLLYTDQLLYSDPTTAPLVNTLASAPSVFHFQFGVSMAKLGNVLVPSVQLDGEIRTLCSSVNSYNY from the exons ATGGaaatggaaaaggaaaagaaggaagaaagggagttagagagagagcaATGCAAATGGAAATGTAAAAGAGGGAAGAAAGGGAggtggagagagagagagcgcaaTGGAGATGGAAAAGAGGAAGAAAGatatatat GCTCAGCCGCAGAGTACAGTCCAAATAATTTAGAAGAAAATAATGTAAATATTCTTCTAACTATCCCAAATTTACTCAATAAATTGGGTTCAACATCATCTGATGAATTGCTAAGTTTTGGTTACTATCACGAAACCTGTCCCCAAGCTGAAGCCATCATCAGTAGAAAAGTTAAACAATGGGTTCACAAAGATTCAACCGTCGCTGCAAGCCTCCTCCGATTGCACTTCCATGATTGTGCTGTTAGG GGTTGTGATGGGTCTATTTTGTTGAACCATGAAGGAAGTGAAAGAAGAGCAGATGTAAGCAAGAGCCTTAAAGGCTTTGATTTGATTGATGAAATCAAGTCAGAACTTGAGAAGACATGCCCTAAAACTGTCTCTTGTGCTGACATTCTTACTGCTGCCTCAAGAGATGCTACTGTTCGTCTTGGAGGTCCTTATTGGATGGTTCCTTATGGAAGGAAAGATGGCAAAATTTCCATTGATAAGGAAGCTCAAGTACTTGTCCCTATGGGTCATGAAAACATTACCACTTTGCTTCAGTTTTACCAATCTCTCGGATTGAATGTTCTTGATTTGGTCGTTTTATCTG GGGCGCACACAATTGGGAGGGCAGCATGCGGGTCAATACAAGACCGTCTGTACAACTTTGAAGGAACGGGAAAAGCAGACCCTTCTTTGGatacaaagtatttaaatttCTTAACAAGAAAATGCAGATGGGCATCTGAATATGTTGATCTTGATGGTACAACTCCAAATAAATTTGATTCAGAATATTATAAGAATCTGCAGAAGAATATGGGTCTGTTGTACACTGATCAACTGCTGTACTCTGATCCAACAACTGCTCCACTTGTTAATACATTAGCTTCAGCGCCCTCAGTTTTCCATTTCCAGTTTGGAGTTTCAATGGCCAAGCTTGGGAATGTTCTTGTGCCTTCTGTTCAACTTGATGGGGAAATTCGAACACTTTGCAGCTCCGTTAACTCTTACAACTACTAG